The stretch of DNA TGGGCCGGGCGTCGCGTTCATGGTCGGGGATCTGTTCGACCCCATTCGTTTCGATGCTGCTAAGGCTTTTTTCTTTGTTGTTGTTATTCATGATCTGCTCCGATCACTAGGGCGCGCTCATCGTGCGTGAGCGTCACCTTTCTGGCTAAGGGGGTGGCAGCCCTTCCGGCATTGCGGACAAATGTTCGTGGCAGGCCAGCCATAGGCCTTGTTGTTGTGTGCCGGACCCTTGTTTACAAAAAACAATGGTCTCGCGCTCCTGGCTGAAGTGTTGCTCCCCTTGCATGCGCAGCTCGGTGGCGACGTCATGAATGAATACCGCGGTGTCCCCCTGCAGGCTGACAAACGCGTTGCTCGAGGTGCAGGACAGCACCTCGAAGCCGTCCTCGCGACGCCAGCTGTCCCACAGCACCTGGTAGGCGTCGCGGGACAGCAGGGGTTGGGCGAGGGTGTGGAAGACGAAGCTGGCGTCGGTGCTGAATGCACCGAAGTAGGCTTCGCGATCGTTACGGGCGAAGGCCTCCACCAGCTCGGCGGCGGCTTTGAGGACCTGCTCGCGCTCGCTCATGGCCGGGCCTCAGCGACGCGCCACGCCCGGCAGCACGCAGAGCATTTCGTACAGCAGGTTGGCGCCCAGCAGCGAGGTGTTGCCGGTGGTGTCGTACGGCGGCGAGACTTCTACCAGATCGCAGCCGACCAGGTCGAGGCCCTGGCAGCCACGGACGATCTCGATCGCCTGGATGGTGGTCAGGCCGCCGATTTCCGGGGTGCCGGTGCCTGGTGCCCAGGCCGGGTCGATGCCGTCGATGTCGAAGCTCAGGTACACCGGGCCGTCGCCGACTTTCGCCCGTACTTCGGCCATCAGCGGGTCCAGCGACTTGTGCCAGCACTCTTCGGCCTGCACCACGCGAAAGCCCTGCTTGCGGCTCCAGTTGAAGTCTTCGGCGGTGTAGCCCTGGGCGCGCAGGCCGATCTGCACCACGCGGTCGCAGTCCAGCAGGCCTTCTTCGACGGCGCGGCGGAAGGTGGTGCCGTGGGCGATCTTCTCGCCGAACATATGATCGTTGACATCGGCGTGGGCGTCGATGTGCACCAGGCCGACCTTGCCGTGTTTCCTGTGGATGGCGCGCAGGATCGGCAGGGTAATGGTGTGGTCGCCGCCCAGGGTCAGCGGGATCACGTTGTGCTCGAGGATGCCGTCATAGGCTTCTTCGATGATGCGCACGGCGTCCAGCAGGTTGAAGGTGTTGATCGCCACGTCGCCGATGTCGGCCACGTTCAGCGAGTCGAAGGGCGCGGCGCCGGTGGCCATGTTGTATGGACGGATCATCACCGATTCGGCGCGGATTTCACGGGGCCCGAAGCGGGTGCCGGCGCGCAGCGAGGTGCCGATGTC from Pseudomonas chlororaphis subsp. chlororaphis encodes:
- a CDS encoding YybH family protein; the encoded protein is MSEREQVLKAAAELVEAFARNDREAYFGAFSTDASFVFHTLAQPLLSRDAYQVLWDSWRREDGFEVLSCTSSNAFVSLQGDTAVFIHDVATELRMQGEQHFSQERETIVFCKQGSGTQQQGLWLACHEHLSAMPEGLPPP
- the speB gene encoding agmatinase, which codes for MDKILHQPLGGNEMPRFGGIATMMRLPHVPTPAGLDAAFVGVPLDIGTSLRAGTRFGPREIRAESVMIRPYNMATGAAPFDSLNVADIGDVAINTFNLLDAVRIIEEAYDGILEHNVIPLTLGGDHTITLPILRAIHRKHGKVGLVHIDAHADVNDHMFGEKIAHGTTFRRAVEEGLLDCDRVVQIGLRAQGYTAEDFNWSRKQGFRVVQAEECWHKSLDPLMAEVRAKVGDGPVYLSFDIDGIDPAWAPGTGTPEIGGLTTIQAIEIVRGCQGLDLVGCDLVEVSPPYDTTGNTSLLGANLLYEMLCVLPGVARR